From Vreelandella neptunia, the proteins below share one genomic window:
- a CDS encoding FecCD family ABC transporter permease, with translation MLLLLTALVAVSLVSLLIGAGSVGPGRALSLLSGAQDSEAHFIVWELRAPRTLIGIVVGMALGVAGALLQAVARNPLAEPGLLGVSAGAAFAVALALVLGASAATLRISVAQLGALVGCVCVLSVARFRGVGNDPIRLVLAGAAFSGLLASLTSLILLYDQRAADEIRFWVIGSLAGRRLDDLFAVLPSMLVASVVVALIARPLAALALGERVASGLGHHPNLIRWLVIACVALLVGAATAIAGPIAFVGLVVPFVARALAGPDIRRTLWFCLPIGPLIVLAADIISRVVVAPSELPLGVLTALCGAPVLIAVVRARRLPML, from the coding sequence ATGCTGCTACTACTCACCGCCCTTGTGGCGGTGAGTCTCGTTAGTTTATTAATCGGTGCGGGTAGCGTTGGCCCCGGTAGGGCTCTTTCGCTACTGAGCGGCGCTCAGGACAGTGAAGCGCACTTCATCGTCTGGGAACTGCGCGCACCGCGCACCTTGATTGGTATTGTGGTGGGCATGGCGTTGGGTGTGGCGGGGGCCTTGTTACAAGCAGTGGCTCGTAATCCGTTGGCTGAGCCGGGGCTTTTAGGGGTTAGTGCGGGGGCGGCGTTTGCCGTGGCGCTGGCCTTAGTGCTCGGTGCTAGCGCCGCCACTTTACGCATTTCAGTCGCGCAGTTAGGTGCGCTGGTAGGCTGCGTGTGCGTATTGAGCGTGGCGCGCTTTCGCGGTGTGGGTAACGACCCCATCCGGCTCGTGCTTGCCGGAGCCGCATTTTCGGGTCTGCTGGCCTCATTAACCTCATTGATACTGCTTTACGACCAACGCGCCGCTGATGAAATTCGCTTCTGGGTGATTGGCAGCTTGGCCGGCCGCCGCTTAGACGACTTGTTCGCCGTGCTGCCCAGTATGCTGGTTGCGTCAGTGGTGGTTGCGCTGATTGCTCGACCGTTAGCCGCCCTGGCCCTGGGCGAACGAGTGGCCTCTGGTTTGGGCCATCACCCCAACCTCATTCGTTGGTTGGTCATCGCCTGCGTGGCGCTGTTGGTGGGGGCTGCCACCGCCATCGCCGGGCCCATTGCCTTTGTTGGGTTGGTGGTGCCGTTTGTCGCACGGGCCTTGGCCGGGCCTGATATTCGTCGCACGCTATGGTTTTGTCTGCCCATTGGGCCGCTGATCGTCCTCGCGGCCGATATCATCTCTCGGGTGGTGGTCGCTCCATCGGAACTGCCGTTGGGCGTACTCACCGCGCTGTGCGGCGCACCCGTACTGATAGCGGTCGTACGTGCGCGCCGCCTACCAATGCTGTGA
- a CDS encoding ABC transporter ATP-binding protein: protein MSQSPTPTMPSLATQSLGMSYGTRQVIDGLDITLPSGQVTAIVGPNGCGKSTLLAGLARLHKPDSGAVLLDGADIQRLPTRQLATQLALLPQEAVAPEGLTVTELIRFGRQPHQGWLRQWSAEDQRVVQHALAAAGLEQLADRPIDALSGGQRQRAWIAMTIAQQTPLLLLDEPTSALDLGHQIEVFELVKHLAHHGRTVVMVLHDLASACRYADHLIAMREGQIIAAGAPATVVTPDLVRTLYQVECTLLTDPDTGSPLLANVRRSPAPA, encoded by the coding sequence ATGAGCCAATCTCCAACACCCACCATGCCTTCTCTTGCCACTCAGTCGCTCGGGATGAGTTATGGCACCCGGCAGGTGATCGATGGCTTGGATATCACCCTGCCCAGCGGTCAGGTCACCGCCATTGTGGGCCCTAACGGCTGCGGAAAATCGACGTTGTTGGCCGGGCTTGCTCGTTTACACAAACCCGATAGCGGTGCCGTGTTACTAGATGGCGCCGATATTCAGCGCCTGCCCACGCGTCAGTTGGCCACTCAACTGGCGCTACTGCCCCAGGAAGCCGTCGCACCAGAGGGGCTCACCGTGACCGAGCTGATTCGTTTTGGTCGCCAGCCCCACCAAGGCTGGTTGCGCCAGTGGTCAGCAGAAGACCAGCGCGTGGTGCAGCACGCGCTAGCGGCGGCAGGGCTTGAACAACTCGCTGACAGGCCAATTGATGCGCTTTCCGGCGGCCAGCGCCAACGCGCCTGGATCGCCATGACCATCGCCCAGCAAACCCCGCTGTTGTTGCTGGATGAACCCACCTCCGCGCTGGATCTGGGCCACCAGATAGAAGTGTTCGAGCTGGTGAAGCATCTTGCTCACCACGGCCGTACCGTGGTGATGGTGCTGCACGATCTCGCCAGCGCCTGCCGCTACGCTGACCATCTCATCGCCATGCGCGAAGGTCAGATTATCGCGGCTGGGGCTCCGGCTACGGTGGTTACGCCTGACCTGGTGCGAACGCTCTATCAAGTAGAGTGCACGCTACTCACCGACCCGGATACCGGCAGCCCGTTGCTGGCCAATGTGCGCCGCTCCCCGGCACCTGCTTAG
- a CDS encoding FecCD family ABC transporter permease, translating to MPFSSEAQFRADGHGSVPPPQGYWRFAWRSGHGANSLLFEQRAVAVNLGLFGALLLASVIYLSLGSVKVAPMAVLQALFGNADMMASFVVQELRLPRLAAAASTGAAFALAGILMQTLARNRLATPGIIGIDNGATAFAVASIVGLGVSIAPPAMALAGATTAAVLTFGLAAGNGTQGYRFIVAGIGVGAVFGAITQLMLARVAIDTANAAYPWTVGSLNARPSGALQLLMLGLTLGLATAMALARSLTLLRFKDATASGLGVNVKRRRLEVLLLSVALTGLAVAVAGPVGMVGLIGPEIARSMSSSRSVPVLAATLAGALVMVLADLAGRTLLAPIEIPVGIVTAVVGGPWLLWILMRPQRSFT from the coding sequence ATGCCTTTCTCTTCGGAAGCCCAGTTCCGCGCGGACGGCCATGGCAGCGTACCGCCACCGCAAGGTTACTGGCGATTCGCCTGGCGAAGCGGGCACGGTGCGAACAGCCTGTTGTTTGAGCAGCGTGCGGTAGCCGTTAACCTGGGGCTGTTTGGCGCGTTACTGCTTGCCAGCGTTATTTACCTAAGCCTGGGTAGCGTTAAGGTCGCCCCTATGGCAGTGCTGCAGGCGCTGTTTGGCAATGCAGATATGATGGCGAGCTTTGTAGTGCAGGAGCTACGCTTGCCGCGTTTGGCCGCCGCCGCTAGTACCGGGGCGGCCTTCGCGTTAGCGGGCATACTGATGCAAACCCTGGCCCGCAATCGCTTGGCAACGCCGGGTATTATCGGCATTGATAATGGCGCGACGGCATTTGCAGTGGCCTCCATCGTAGGCCTTGGCGTTTCCATCGCGCCGCCTGCCATGGCGTTAGCCGGGGCAACCACCGCTGCGGTACTCACCTTCGGGCTCGCCGCAGGCAACGGCACCCAGGGCTATCGCTTTATCGTGGCGGGAATTGGCGTGGGCGCGGTGTTTGGCGCGATAACGCAATTGATGCTGGCGCGCGTTGCCATTGATACCGCCAATGCCGCTTACCCATGGACGGTGGGCTCGCTCAATGCCCGCCCCAGCGGCGCACTGCAATTACTTATGCTCGGGTTGACGTTAGGGCTGGCCACTGCCATGGCGTTAGCCCGTTCACTAACGCTACTGCGTTTCAAGGATGCTACCGCTAGCGGGCTAGGCGTGAACGTCAAGCGGCGCCGGTTGGAAGTGCTGCTGCTGTCTGTCGCGTTGACTGGCTTGGCGGTCGCCGTTGCCGGGCCGGTAGGCATGGTGGGGTTGATTGGCCCCGAGATTGCCCGGTCAATGTCGAGCTCTCGTAGCGTGCCTGTTTTGGCGGCAACGTTAGCGGGGGCGTTGGTCATGGTACTCGCCGACCTAGCCGGGCGTACGCTGCTGGCGCCTATCGAGATTCCGGTGGGTATCGTTACCGCCGTGGTCGGCGGGCCCTGGTTACTTTGGATATTAATGCGTCCGCAACGGAGCTTCACATGA
- a CDS encoding ligand-gated channel protein, which yields MSPCLRRTLLASAISSLASSALWAQDAPRLDDMVVTASGFEQQITNAPASISVVSREELEQGHYQSVTDALRDVPGVIVTGGGRGDNGQDISIRGMPSQYTLILVDGRPQNSRESRPNGSAGFEQDWLPPLQAIERIEVVRGPMSTLYGSDAIGGVINVITRKVAQEWHGNVQLDTVLQENSDSGDSRQANFYLSGPLVGDRLGLQLYGRASQRDEDNILNGYEDKSLQSLTARLSFAATDNHDFTFEAGITEQERESLMGNSAPSEGCRGGCSDSFNEFTHQHVAVTHSGRFDWGTSETYLQRERSENKSRDIEITNTTAKTSAVIPLGMHMLTLGANYEEESLEDSTTNRLPDSDRSEIENSQWAIFVEDEWMLTDSWALTGGLRVDDDDNYGSHLSPRLYSVWNMTPDWTLKGGVSTGYRAPNLREITPDWGQVSRGGNIYGNPDLEPETSLNKELALLYANESGLSGSVTLFHNDFDDKITRIACPIDICTDGANQFGSDPTYRVNVDEAVTQGVEASVAAPLTDTVELTASYTYTDSEQKSGEYAGEPLTQLPKHQVSASLDWQVSAKLSQWTKVTYRGEESQPTTGPSSSSIVAPSYTFVDAGVGYQLNESTQLSAGIYNLFDETIDYDEYGYVEDGRRVWLGLNVAF from the coding sequence ATGTCTCCCTGTTTGCGCCGTACGCTGCTGGCCAGCGCCATTTCTTCGCTTGCTAGTAGCGCTCTATGGGCACAAGATGCGCCCCGCTTAGACGATATGGTGGTAACCGCTTCAGGTTTTGAACAGCAGATTACCAATGCCCCCGCGTCTATCAGCGTGGTTTCCCGGGAAGAGTTGGAACAAGGCCACTATCAGAGTGTTACCGATGCGCTGCGCGATGTGCCCGGTGTGATTGTCACCGGCGGCGGGAGAGGGGATAACGGCCAGGATATCTCCATTCGTGGTATGCCTTCCCAGTACACCCTGATATTGGTCGATGGTCGCCCGCAGAATTCCCGTGAGTCCCGCCCCAATGGTAGCGCCGGGTTTGAGCAAGACTGGCTGCCGCCGCTACAGGCTATCGAGCGCATTGAAGTAGTGCGTGGGCCAATGTCGACGCTTTACGGCTCCGATGCCATCGGCGGGGTCATTAACGTGATTACCCGCAAGGTTGCGCAGGAGTGGCACGGTAATGTGCAACTCGACACCGTACTTCAGGAAAACAGCGACTCCGGCGATAGCCGCCAAGCCAACTTTTACCTGAGCGGCCCGCTGGTAGGGGATCGTTTAGGACTTCAGCTCTATGGCCGTGCCTCGCAGCGCGATGAAGACAATATCCTCAACGGCTATGAAGATAAAAGCCTGCAAAGTCTTACTGCACGGCTGAGTTTTGCGGCGACTGATAACCATGACTTCACTTTTGAGGCGGGTATTACCGAGCAGGAGCGCGAATCACTGATGGGCAACTCGGCGCCATCCGAGGGCTGTCGCGGCGGCTGCTCCGATAGTTTTAATGAGTTCACCCACCAGCATGTCGCTGTGACCCACAGTGGTCGCTTCGATTGGGGTACCAGCGAAACCTACCTGCAACGTGAGCGCAGCGAAAATAAATCGCGGGATATTGAAATCACCAACACTACCGCCAAAACCAGCGCTGTTATTCCGCTAGGCATGCATATGTTGACGCTAGGCGCTAACTACGAGGAAGAGTCGCTTGAAGATAGTACAACGAACAGACTGCCTGACTCTGATCGTAGTGAGATTGAGAATAGCCAATGGGCAATTTTTGTTGAAGATGAATGGATGCTTACCGATTCCTGGGCATTGACCGGCGGTTTACGTGTTGATGATGACGACAACTACGGTAGTCATTTAAGTCCACGTCTTTATAGCGTGTGGAATATGACGCCTGACTGGACGTTGAAAGGCGGCGTTTCAACCGGTTATCGGGCGCCTAACCTGCGCGAGATCACCCCTGACTGGGGGCAGGTCAGTCGCGGTGGCAATATTTACGGTAATCCTGACCTTGAGCCAGAGACCTCGCTCAATAAAGAGCTAGCCCTGCTTTACGCCAACGAAAGTGGATTAAGCGGCAGCGTCACGCTGTTCCATAACGACTTTGACGATAAAATTACCCGAATAGCTTGCCCCATCGATATCTGTACGGATGGCGCTAACCAGTTTGGCAGCGACCCGACTTATCGCGTTAACGTTGATGAAGCGGTGACTCAAGGCGTAGAGGCGAGTGTGGCTGCGCCGTTAACCGATACCGTTGAGCTAACGGCCAGCTACACCTATACCGATAGCGAGCAAAAAAGCGGTGAGTATGCCGGCGAGCCGTTAACACAGCTGCCTAAGCACCAGGTATCCGCCTCGTTAGATTGGCAAGTCTCTGCCAAGTTGAGTCAATGGACAAAAGTCACTTACCGCGGCGAAGAGAGCCAACCGACTACCGGCCCTTCGAGCAGTTCCATTGTGGCTCCTTCCTACACCTTTGTAGATGCAGGCGTTGGCTACCAGTTGAACGAAAGTACTCAACTGAGCGCGGGTATCTACAACCTATTCGACGAAACGATTGACTACGATGAGTACGGCTATGTGGAAGATGGCCGCCGGGTTTGGTTAGGACTCAACGTAGCTTTCTAA
- a CDS encoding ABC transporter ATP-binding protein: MSSPAHSFQALLRLLRYAKGYRRRIIAATACSIINKLFDIAPEILIGVAIDVVVNQEQSFVASLGFETPQQQITMLAVLTFVIWAGESLFEYLFQILWRNLAQRLQADMRQDTYEHAQRLDMAFFESRSSGQLVATMNDDVNQLERFLDGGANAMVQVVVTVVVIGAVFFVLSPLIALLAFTPIPLIIWGAFFFQRKAGPLYSDVREKVGDLASRLSNNLSGIATIKSFTSEDREAERLRQASEAYVDANRRAIKVSSAFIPVIRMAILAGFLATFTVGGMMALNGSLNVGAYGVLVFLTQRLLWPLTGLAQVIDLFERAMASTRRILDLLEVPITVKDDSTTPLVQPVRGEVTIDNVSFRYATSGVGVENIHLHAPAGNTLALVGATGSGKSTLIKLLLRFYDPENGRILIDGQPITEVSMNSLRQSIGLVSQDVYLFEGSIRDNIAYGKPDADEAAIIDAAKTAEAWSFIETLPQGLDTPVGERGVRLSGGQRQRLSLARALLKDPPILVLDEATSAVDNETEAAIQRSLKRIAHGRTVIMIAHRLSTIVHADEIVVIEKGQVAERGTHSSLLAANGHYAAQWRVQTGEAQAGDVEALSNL, encoded by the coding sequence GTGTCCTCTCCTGCACACAGTTTTCAAGCGTTGCTGCGGCTACTGCGCTACGCCAAAGGCTATCGTCGGCGCATCATTGCCGCCACCGCCTGTTCGATTATCAATAAGCTGTTTGATATTGCTCCAGAGATTCTGATTGGTGTCGCCATTGATGTGGTGGTCAATCAGGAGCAGAGTTTTGTGGCCAGCCTCGGCTTCGAGACGCCTCAACAGCAGATCACCATGCTGGCGGTGCTGACGTTTGTTATCTGGGCGGGGGAGTCGCTGTTTGAGTACCTGTTTCAAATCCTATGGCGCAACTTAGCCCAACGTTTACAGGCGGATATGCGCCAGGATACCTATGAGCACGCTCAGCGGTTGGATATGGCGTTCTTTGAATCAAGAAGCTCCGGCCAGCTCGTGGCCACCATGAACGACGACGTTAATCAGCTCGAGCGCTTTCTGGACGGTGGCGCCAACGCGATGGTTCAGGTAGTGGTGACGGTGGTGGTGATTGGCGCGGTATTCTTTGTGCTTTCGCCGCTGATTGCGCTGCTGGCGTTTACACCGATTCCGCTGATCATTTGGGGGGCGTTCTTCTTCCAGCGCAAAGCCGGGCCGCTCTACAGCGACGTGCGTGAAAAGGTGGGCGATTTAGCCAGCCGTTTATCCAACAACCTAAGCGGCATCGCGACGATTAAGAGCTTTACCAGTGAAGACCGCGAAGCTGAACGCCTGCGCCAGGCCAGCGAAGCCTACGTAGACGCCAACAGAAGGGCGATCAAGGTTAGCTCCGCGTTTATTCCCGTGATCCGCATGGCGATTTTGGCGGGCTTTCTGGCCACCTTTACTGTGGGCGGCATGATGGCGCTCAACGGCTCGCTGAATGTGGGTGCTTATGGCGTGCTGGTATTCCTGACGCAGCGGCTGCTCTGGCCGCTCACTGGCCTGGCCCAGGTGATCGACCTGTTCGAACGCGCCATGGCCAGCACGCGGCGGATTCTCGATCTACTTGAAGTGCCAATTACCGTTAAAGACGATAGCACCACTCCGCTCGTTCAGCCGGTGCGCGGCGAAGTGACCATCGACAATGTGAGCTTTCGCTACGCCACCAGTGGCGTTGGCGTGGAAAACATTCATTTACACGCACCTGCAGGCAACACTCTGGCATTAGTAGGCGCGACCGGCTCGGGAAAATCGACCCTCATCAAGCTGCTGCTGCGCTTTTACGACCCGGAAAACGGGCGGATACTCATCGATGGTCAGCCGATTACCGAGGTCAGCATGAACTCGCTACGCCAGTCGATTGGCCTGGTCAGCCAGGATGTTTACCTGTTTGAAGGCAGCATTCGCGACAATATCGCCTACGGTAAGCCCGATGCCGACGAAGCTGCGATTATCGACGCGGCAAAAACCGCCGAGGCGTGGAGCTTTATCGAAACGCTGCCCCAAGGATTGGATACCCCGGTAGGGGAGCGGGGCGTGCGGCTTTCCGGCGGACAGCGTCAGCGGCTTTCTTTAGCGCGGGCGCTACTTAAAGACCCGCCTATTTTGGTACTGGATGAAGCCACCAGCGCAGTGGACAACGAAACCGAAGCGGCCATTCAGCGTTCGCTTAAGCGCATCGCCCATGGCCGCACGGTGATTATGATTGCTCACCGGCTTTCGACCATCGTCCATGCCGATGAGATCGTAGTGATCGAGAAAGGCCAAGTGGCCGAGCGCGGCACACATTCAAGCCTATTGGCAGCTAACGGCCACTACGCCGCCCAGTGGCGGGTGCAAACCGGCGAAGCTCAGGCGGGGGATGTGGAAGCACTCAGTAACCTTTAA
- a CDS encoding ABC transporter substrate-binding protein, whose translation MLVKTTSMAATLAKSGRLGMVGILLSIFVAGSVQARTLETAFGDVDVEGTPERVVTLYEGALDAAVAAGVNPLGAVTTRGGDNVASYIEAHLGEHPPAIMGVVREINIEAVLAQQPDLILAPAQLSDEQYQLLSRIAPTVVPPTQPLAPDNWKAEARLYGEALNRQAAIAEAIEAVEQRAAEVAKAVEEAGVGGSAFLVRWMPGGPMVMSENLFSAGLLAQAGLDVQDAGLVGERGVHSDVLSLENLSQVDGDWLFLATLNEDGQAAVDAAKQSSAFTRLNVVQQDHVVPVDGQLWTSANGPLAAQAILDDIEAALLP comes from the coding sequence ATGCTGGTTAAAACGACATCAATGGCCGCCACCCTCGCTAAGAGCGGGCGTTTAGGTATGGTCGGCATATTGCTAAGTATTTTTGTGGCAGGCTCTGTGCAAGCGCGCACGCTGGAAACCGCCTTTGGCGACGTAGACGTTGAGGGAACCCCAGAGCGCGTCGTAACACTCTACGAAGGCGCTTTGGACGCTGCCGTAGCGGCAGGCGTAAACCCTCTAGGAGCCGTGACGACGCGTGGTGGCGACAACGTGGCAAGCTACATTGAAGCGCATCTTGGTGAACACCCGCCGGCGATTATGGGCGTGGTGCGCGAGATCAATATCGAGGCCGTGCTGGCGCAGCAGCCGGATCTGATTTTGGCCCCCGCCCAGCTCTCTGATGAGCAGTATCAACTGCTGTCACGTATTGCGCCCACGGTGGTGCCACCCACTCAGCCACTGGCGCCGGATAACTGGAAAGCGGAAGCCCGCCTTTACGGCGAAGCACTCAATCGCCAGGCCGCCATTGCAGAAGCGATTGAGGCCGTTGAACAACGCGCCGCCGAGGTCGCTAAGGCAGTGGAAGAGGCCGGTGTCGGTGGTAGCGCCTTCTTGGTGCGCTGGATGCCCGGTGGCCCCATGGTGATGTCGGAAAACCTTTTTTCTGCAGGTTTGTTAGCCCAAGCGGGGCTGGATGTTCAGGACGCTGGCCTGGTCGGCGAGCGCGGCGTACATAGCGATGTGCTCAGCCTGGAAAACCTCTCCCAAGTGGACGGTGACTGGCTATTCCTGGCAACGCTCAACGAAGACGGTCAAGCGGCGGTGGACGCGGCCAAGCAGAGCAGCGCCTTTACGCGCCTAAACGTGGTACAGCAAGACCACGTAGTGCCGGTGGATGGTCAACTATGGACAAGCGCCAATGGCCCGCTGGCCGCCCAGGCGATTCTTGACGATATAGAGGCAGCGCTGTTGCCGTGA
- a CDS encoding TonB-dependent receptor domain-containing protein, protein MPRFTRSVLASAVTLAVSAGTATAQEEQQLDNIVVSASGFEQAMVDAPASISVISREELSRQRVTSIADALRNVEGVDVGGSVGKTGGSNISIRGMPSDYTLILIDGRRQNTAGSVTPNGFGETSTSFFPPISSIERIEVIRGPMSTLYGSDAMGGVINIITRRVGREWTGSIGVENTFNEDRDFGDRREINLYTSGPLVEDTLGLQLRGRVYERDASELTYTDGDGNPIEVSQRGPSPVEGDTYNIGGKLTWTPSDSHDLWLDGEVNRQRYNNDECQLGTLDGRTRSCAPDPGSATGYSDELRFEREQIAIGHTGRFASGTLESSLMRNTTETKGRTIPGDVGVAYEGFPNIVGGAPRELETTNTVLDSKFIMPLDNHMATVGMQWWDAELDDGLAGETFAQTTWSLFAEDEWMLRDDLALTLGGRYDHHDAFGSQFSPRGYLVWNTTPNWTLKGGVSRGYKTPTLNDLHDGINGVTGQGTVLTIGNPDLEPETSTSSEIGAHYDNQQGFTASATLFHNQFDDKIASGSDILVENDPLIPDGLYSQDINIDEAITQGVEFSTSYHFAPDWRVNANYTYTDSEQKSGDNEGEPLTDTPEHAINATLRWQATAKLDTWLSAEYRSERYRNRESVRGAPSFDDLGDFKAYSLFHLGGNYAVTDQLNLSATIYNLFDKDFVDYRAYGDGTSFGNVYANSEEGRRLWLSARYEF, encoded by the coding sequence ATGCCACGCTTTACTCGCTCTGTTCTGGCTAGCGCCGTCACGCTTGCTGTTTCAGCAGGCACAGCCACCGCTCAAGAAGAGCAACAGCTGGACAATATCGTTGTTTCGGCCAGCGGGTTTGAACAGGCGATGGTCGATGCCCCCGCCAGCATTTCGGTGATCTCCCGCGAGGAGCTTTCGCGCCAAAGGGTTACCAGTATTGCCGATGCCCTGCGCAACGTTGAGGGAGTGGATGTCGGCGGCTCAGTGGGCAAAACCGGTGGTAGCAACATTAGTATCCGTGGCATGCCCAGCGACTACACGCTGATCCTGATTGACGGCCGCCGCCAGAATACTGCCGGTAGCGTGACGCCCAACGGCTTTGGCGAAACATCCACCAGCTTCTTTCCGCCCATTTCCAGCATTGAGCGTATTGAAGTTATCCGCGGGCCGATGTCGACACTGTATGGCTCTGACGCCATGGGCGGGGTAATCAATATTATTACCCGCCGGGTTGGCCGCGAGTGGACTGGCTCTATCGGGGTCGAAAACACCTTTAACGAAGATCGCGATTTTGGCGATCGTCGCGAGATCAACCTGTATACCAGCGGCCCTTTGGTGGAAGATACCCTTGGCTTGCAACTGCGCGGGCGGGTTTATGAGCGCGATGCTTCTGAACTCACCTACACCGACGGTGACGGCAACCCTATCGAGGTTAGCCAGCGCGGCCCCAGCCCGGTGGAAGGCGATACCTACAACATCGGCGGCAAGCTAACCTGGACGCCCTCTGATAGCCATGACCTGTGGCTGGATGGTGAAGTCAATCGTCAACGCTATAACAACGACGAGTGCCAGCTAGGCACCCTGGATGGACGCACACGCAGTTGCGCGCCCGACCCTGGCAGCGCCACCGGCTATTCGGATGAACTCCGTTTTGAGCGCGAGCAAATTGCCATTGGCCACACCGGACGTTTTGCCTCGGGCACGTTGGAATCCAGCCTTATGCGCAATACCACCGAAACCAAAGGGCGCACGATTCCTGGTGATGTGGGCGTCGCTTATGAAGGCTTTCCCAACATTGTCGGCGGTGCGCCGCGGGAGCTGGAAACCACCAATACCGTGCTCGACAGCAAATTCATCATGCCGCTAGACAACCATATGGCCACCGTGGGTATGCAGTGGTGGGATGCGGAGCTTGACGACGGCTTGGCTGGTGAGACCTTTGCCCAAACTACCTGGTCGCTGTTTGCTGAAGATGAGTGGATGCTGCGGGACGATTTAGCCCTGACCCTAGGCGGCCGTTATGATCACCACGACGCCTTTGGCAGCCAGTTCAGCCCGCGCGGCTATTTGGTGTGGAACACGACGCCCAACTGGACATTAAAAGGTGGCGTGAGCCGCGGCTATAAAACGCCCACGCTTAATGACTTGCACGATGGCATCAACGGCGTCACCGGCCAAGGCACCGTGCTGACCATTGGTAACCCGGATCTTGAACCGGAAACCAGCACTAGTAGCGAGATCGGCGCCCATTACGATAACCAGCAAGGCTTTACCGCCAGCGCCACGCTGTTCCACAACCAGTTTGACGACAAGATTGCCAGCGGCAGCGATATCCTGGTAGAAAACGATCCGCTGATTCCTGACGGCCTGTATAGCCAGGATATCAATATCGATGAAGCGATCACCCAAGGGGTTGAGTTCTCTACCAGCTACCATTTCGCCCCCGATTGGCGCGTTAACGCTAACTACACCTATACCGATAGCGAACAGAAGAGTGGCGATAACGAGGGTGAGCCGCTGACGGATACCCCCGAACACGCCATCAACGCCACCCTCCGCTGGCAGGCAACGGCAAAGCTGGACACCTGGCTCTCCGCTGAGTACCGCAGCGAACGCTACCGTAACCGCGAAAGCGTTCGCGGCGCACCTTCGTTTGATGACCTGGGCGACTTTAAAGCCTATTCACTATTTCACTTAGGCGGAAATTACGCGGTCACCGATCAGCTTAATCTGAGCGCGACGATCTATAACCTGTTTGACAAAGACTTTGTCGACTACCGCGCCTACGGCGATGGCACCAGCTTTGGCAATGTATACGCCAACAGCGAAGAAGGCCGCCGCCTGTGGCTGTCCGCCCGCTACGAGTTCTAA
- a CDS encoding FRG domain-containing protein, with translation MYVQKDFKTARELIDYLSPLDTERWPRGHYVFRGQPCASYGLAPAAYRTKGVFTATSMFRLLGVVSGDEQVFFEVQVLTTFLKACDGAGIQVTGDSPELRKVLAEPDYYFKKPSEWPPEAIFSVLATAQHHGAPTCLLDWTRRSFVAAYFAAAGALRNADQPSHLAVWALSIHHRGSWRDLSFVEMPGGTSANLAAQAGVFTVSGIKATRGEHFESTALEHQDDVYRHQTGAYPGLVKLTLTIEEAGKLLHLCADLGVKGSVLFPGYEGAAREVNDYAYANLMWGAGW, from the coding sequence ATGTACGTGCAAAAGGACTTCAAGACCGCACGAGAATTAATCGACTATCTATCTCCTCTGGATACAGAGCGATGGCCAAGGGGGCACTATGTGTTTCGTGGGCAACCATGTGCAAGCTATGGGCTAGCACCGGCGGCTTACCGCACGAAAGGTGTATTTACTGCGACCTCAATGTTTCGCCTCTTAGGCGTTGTATCGGGCGACGAACAAGTCTTTTTTGAAGTACAGGTTCTGACAACCTTCCTGAAAGCTTGCGATGGCGCTGGCATTCAGGTTACAGGCGACTCTCCGGAGTTGCGAAAAGTCCTTGCAGAGCCTGACTATTATTTCAAGAAACCTTCAGAGTGGCCTCCGGAGGCTATCTTCTCTGTGCTTGCAACAGCGCAGCATCACGGAGCTCCCACTTGCCTTCTCGACTGGACACGCCGCTCCTTTGTTGCAGCTTATTTTGCTGCTGCTGGTGCCCTACGAAATGCAGACCAGCCTAGTCATCTAGCAGTCTGGGCCCTGAGCATTCACCACCGGGGCAGCTGGAGAGACCTGTCCTTCGTGGAAATGCCAGGTGGGACTAGTGCCAACTTAGCCGCTCAAGCAGGAGTATTTACGGTCTCAGGTATCAAGGCCACTAGGGGCGAACACTTCGAGTCGACTGCGCTTGAGCATCAGGACGACGTATACAGGCATCAGACTGGGGCCTATCCAGGGTTAGTAAAGCTGACACTTACCATTGAGGAGGCAGGCAAGCTTTTGCACCTGTGCGCTGACCTAGGAGTGAAAGGATCAGTTTTGTTTCCAGGCTACGAGGGAGCTGCCAGGGAGGTAAATGACTATGCCTACGCCAACCTGATGTGGGGTGCAGGCTGGTAA